The genomic window GCTCCTACGAACGCGCGTAGGGCGCATCACGCGCCAGCGTTATCCGCCGCGGGGCCATCGGCGCATGACCCGTTCCGGGTTGTTCGCCCTACGGCCTACCCAAGCTATCAGGATTCGTAGGAGCGGACTTCGTCCGCGATTGGCTGGGCAGCGCGCCCCGCCCCGAAGGGAGAGGGAGCTGTCCGTGCTTCCCTGATGTGACCGGCGGACATCGACGGATACTCCAAGCCCGTCCCCTCTCCCTTCAGGGAGAGGGTTAGGGAGAGGGTGGTGAGTGCCGCTGGGGAATGGCCCGTTCGCGAGCAAGCTCGCTCCTGCGAAAAGCACGCGGTGCGTTACTGGGCGTACTTGCGCGTCAGCCCCGGCGGCACGCCGCTGCTGTCGGTCTCGGTCCAGGGGCCTTGCGGGCCGACGGCCCAGTACCAGCCGTTGTCCCAGTGGTAGTAGGTGCGCTGGCGGTAGTAGAGGTCCTTCTGGCCCTGGATCACATACACGCCCAGGCTCGCATCCCAGCGGCCCTTGCCGCCGGGCGGCGGGGCGAACTGGGTCGGACGCTTGGACGCCGCCGCCGGCTTGGACGGCTGCGGAGTGATGGGCGAGCTGGAGGTCTTGGCCGGCGGGATCGGCTTGCTTGGCTGCGAGGGCGGCGGTATGGGCGACGTCGGCTGCTCCGGCTGCTGCGGTTGCACCACGCAACCACCCAGTACCAGCATGGCGCCCAGCGCCAGCACTCTGCCCTTCATCGCTCAACCCTCTCGTGTCGTGATTACTTCTGATCCGGGCTGTCGATTGTCACGCTCTGCTCGCCCGCCTGGGAAGTAGACAACGAAGCGCTTCGTCCGATCCATTCCCCGGCGGTGGCATTGCCGGCGCGGGAGATACGCGCCACCAGTTGCACCTGCGGGTGCTGGGAGAGCTTGAGCTGCGGCATCATCGCGTCGGCGTCGCTGAGCGACACCTCGCTGGGCAGGTCGGACACCTTCAGGCGCTTGACCGCCAGCGGCATCGGCGGGCCGCTCACGGCGAGGGCGAAGACGAACACGCTGTCGTCCGGCTTGACCTGGCCCTTCACCGCGGCGCTGAGGTCGACCTTCACCTTCAGGGTCACGCCAGCGGTTGCGGCGGCCGCCGGCGCCTCGGGCGGCGTCTGGCCCTGCTCGATCATGCGTTGGCGGGCGCGCTCGATGCCGCCGGCGATGGCCTCGCGGGACGGGTCGTCCTGCGGCAGCACGGCGACCAGGCGGCCCCAGTAGTCGATGGCGTTGGCGTACTTTTCGTCCTCGAAGGCAGCGATGCCCAGCAGGCCGAGGGTGGTGACTTCCTGCGGGTCCTTCTTCAGCGCTTCGTCGGCCAGGTCACGAACCTGTTGGCTGAGCGCCTTGTTACCCGCGAAGTACAGCGCCTGGGCCCACTGGCCGAGCACTTCCGGCTGGCGGCCGGACAGGCGCGCGGCCTGCTCGAAGGCCGTGGCGGCGTCGGTGGCGCGGTTCTGCGTCATGTAGGCGCGACCGAGGAAGTACCAGCCTTCGGCGGAATCCGGCTGGGCCTTGAGGGAGCGCTCCAGGCGCGAGGTCACCTCTTCCATGGACTTGGGCGCGGTGGCGAATTCGCGGGCCAGCTCGACCTTGTCGCTGGCGCCCCAGTGCAGGTAGAGCCCCAGGGCGAGGAACGGCAACACCAGCGCAGCCACCAGCGGCGCGGCGCGCCCCAGGCGGGAACGGCGGTCCTCGCCGGCGCCTTCGGTATCGGAGAGCAGCTCGCGCGCGGCCTCGGCGCGGCCGGCGTCGAACTGCGCGTCGTCCAGGGTGCCGGCGTCACGCTGGCTGCCCAGCTCGGCCAGGCGTTCCTGGTACAGGGCGACGTTGAGGGCGGTGCGGTCTTCCTCGGCCTGGGCCTTGCGGCCGCGCAGCAGAGGGACGAGGAGGAATGCCAGGGCCACCAGCAACAGCAGGCCGGCGGCGAGCCAGAAATCGATCATTTGTCTTGGTTATCCAGCAATTGGTCGAGACGCGCCTGCTCCTCGGCGGACAGCGTGGTGGAAGTGGCAGCCGCCGGGCGACGGCGCCGCGCGACGATGGCGCCGATGACGATCACGCCCAGGCCCAGCAGCGCGGCGGGGCCGAACCAGAGCAGCCAGGTGCGCTCGCTGACTTCGGGCTTGTAGCGCACGAACTCGCCGTAGCGGTCGACCATGTAGTCGATGATCTGCTGGTTGCTCTTGCCGGCGGCCATCTGGGTGTAGATCTGCTTGCGCAGGTCGGCGGCGATCGGTGCGTTGGAATCGGCGATGTCCTGGTTCTGGCACTTGGGGCAGCGCAGCTCGGTGGTCAGGTCGCGGAAACGCTCGCGCTCGATGTCATTGGCGAACTCGTAGGTGTCGATGGCGGCGTGGGCGATGCCGGTGAGGCAAAGCCCGAGCGCGGCAGCGGCAAGAAGACGCTTCATTTACCCTCCGCTTCGTCGACCAGGCCCTGGTAGATCGGCGCCAGTTGCTCACGCCAGACCTTCTCGTCCACGGCGCCGACCAGCTTGTGGCGGATGATGCCGTCCTTGTCGATGATGTAGGTCTCCGGCGCGCCGTACACGCCCAGGTCCAGGCCCAGGGTACCCTGCGCATCGGCGATGTTCAGCAGGTAAGGGTTGTGCAGCTCCTTGAGCCACTTCTGCGCGGCGGCCGCGTCGTCCTTGTAGTTGATGCCGTAGATCACCACGCCCTTGGCGGCGAGATCGGTGAGCACCGGGTGCTCGAAACGGCAGGTCGGGCACCAGGTGCCCCAGACGTTGACCAGCGCCGGCTTACCCTTGAGGTCCGCCTCGGTGTAGGTCTTGCCCGGCTCGGTGACGCTGGGCAGGGAGAATGCCGGGAACGGCTTGCCGATCAGCGCCGAGGGCAGCTCACTGGGGTCCAGCCACAGGCCGCGGAAGAGAAATACCGCGACGACCAGGAAGATCGCCAGGGGCAACAGCAGGATTGCACGCTTCACACTCAGGCTCCCTGTCCGGCGAGGCCCAGGGCCTCGCGTACGCGCGTTTTCACTTTCAGGCGGTAGCGACGATCCAGCGCGGCCAGTACGCCGCCCAGGGCCATCAGCAGACCGCCGAGCCAGATGAAGCGCACGAAGGGCTTGATGTGCACGCGCACCGCCCACGCGCCGTTGTCCAGCGGCTCACCCAGGGCGACGTAGAGGTCGCGGGTCAGGCTGCCGTGGATACCGGCCTCGGTCATCATGGAGTTCTGTACGCTGTACAGGCGCTTTTCCGGGTGCAGCGTGGCAACTTCGGAGCCGTTGCGGGTGACACGGATGGTGCCCTTGTCGGAGGTGAAGTTCGGGCCTTCGAAGTGATGGGTGCCCTCGAAGCGGAACTGATAGCCGGCCAGCTCCACCGACTCGCCCGGCGCCATGCGCAGGTCGCGCTGAGCGCTGAACTGGCTGGTGAGGACCACACCGATGGCGCAGATGGCGATACCGAAGTGCGCCAGCTGCATGCCCCAATAGCTGCGGTTCAGGCCCGCGGCGCCGGCGATCACGCCCTTGTGGCGGACCTTGTCGAAGAAGTCGCGCACGCCGGCCAGCACCACCCAGGCGGCGAGCATGAACACGCTCAGCACTTCCCAGTGCAGCTCGCCATACAGGAAGCTGCCGAGGCCGCCCAGCACCACGGTACCGATCAGCACCGGCGTGAGCATGTTGCGCAGCCAGCGGGTCGGGGTGTCCTTCCAGCGCACCAGCACGCCGACCGCCAGGGCCAGCATGAGGATCGCCATCAGCGGTACGAACAGGGCGTTGAAATACGGCGGGCCGACGGACAGCTTGGCGCCGCTGATGGCGTCGAGCACCAGCGGGTAGAGGGTGCCCAGCAGGATCATCGAGGCGGTGACCACCAGGATCAGGTTGTTCAGCAGCAGCAGGGTCTCGCGGGACCACAGGGCGAAGCCGACCTGGCTCTTGACCACCGGCGCGCGCAGGGCGAACAGCGTCAGCGAGCCGCCCACCACCAACAGCAGGAAGGCCAGGATGAACACGCCGCGCTCCGGGTCAGAGGCGAAGGCGTGCACCGAGGTCAGCACGCCGGAGCGGACCAGGAAGGTGCCCAGCAGGCTCAGGGAGAAGGCCGCGATGGCCAGCAGCACGGTCCAGCTCTTGAACACGCCGCGCTTCTCGGTCACCGCCAGCGAGTGGATCAACGCGGTGCCCACCAGCCAGGGCATGAACGAGGCGTTTTCCACCGGGTCCCAGAACCACCAGCCGCCCCAGCCCAGTTCGTAGTAGGCCCACCAGGAACCGAGCACGATGCC from Pseudomonas sp. GCEP-101 includes these protein-coding regions:
- a CDS encoding cytochrome c-type biogenesis protein translates to MKRLLAAAALGLCLTGIAHAAIDTYEFANDIERERFRDLTTELRCPKCQNQDIADSNAPIAADLRKQIYTQMAAGKSNQQIIDYMVDRYGEFVRYKPEVSERTWLLWFGPAALLGLGVIVIGAIVARRRRPAAATSTTLSAEEQARLDQLLDNQDK
- a CDS encoding heme lyase CcmF/NrfE family subunit — its product is MVPELGHLSLILALCMALVMSFFPLVGAWRGDRQWMSLARPAAWGQFAFLLFSFGCLTWAFLHDDFSVAYVASNSNSALPWFYKFSAVWGAHEGSLLLWALILGGWTFAVSVFSRQLPEVMLARVLAVMGMISTGFLLFLIITSNPFSRLLPQVPADGNDLNPLLQDPGLIVHPPMLYMGYVGFSVAFAFAIAALLGGRLDAAWARWSRPWTLVAWTFLGIGIVLGSWWAYYELGWGGWWFWDPVENASFMPWLVGTALIHSLAVTEKRGVFKSWTVLLAIAAFSLSLLGTFLVRSGVLTSVHAFASDPERGVFILAFLLLVVGGSLTLFALRAPVVKSQVGFALWSRETLLLLNNLILVVTASMILLGTLYPLVLDAISGAKLSVGPPYFNALFVPLMAILMLALAVGVLVRWKDTPTRWLRNMLTPVLIGTVVLGGLGSFLYGELHWEVLSVFMLAAWVVLAGVRDFFDKVRHKGVIAGAAGLNRSYWGMQLAHFGIAICAIGVVLTSQFSAQRDLRMAPGESVELAGYQFRFEGTHHFEGPNFTSDKGTIRVTRNGSEVATLHPEKRLYSVQNSMMTEAGIHGSLTRDLYVALGEPLDNGAWAVRVHIKPFVRFIWLGGLLMALGGVLAALDRRYRLKVKTRVREALGLAGQGA
- the dsbE gene encoding thiol:disulfide interchange protein DsbE, which gives rise to MKRAILLLPLAIFLVVAVFLFRGLWLDPSELPSALIGKPFPAFSLPSVTEPGKTYTEADLKGKPALVNVWGTWCPTCRFEHPVLTDLAAKGVVIYGINYKDDAAAAQKWLKELHNPYLLNIADAQGTLGLDLGVYGAPETYIIDKDGIIRHKLVGAVDEKVWREQLAPIYQGLVDEAEGK
- the ccmI gene encoding c-type cytochrome biogenesis protein CcmI, which translates into the protein MIDFWLAAGLLLLVALAFLLVPLLRGRKAQAEEDRTALNVALYQERLAELGSQRDAGTLDDAQFDAGRAEAARELLSDTEGAGEDRRSRLGRAAPLVAALVLPFLALGLYLHWGASDKVELAREFATAPKSMEEVTSRLERSLKAQPDSAEGWYFLGRAYMTQNRATDAATAFEQAARLSGRQPEVLGQWAQALYFAGNKALSQQVRDLADEALKKDPQEVTTLGLLGIAAFEDEKYANAIDYWGRLVAVLPQDDPSREAIAGGIERARQRMIEQGQTPPEAPAAAATAGVTLKVKVDLSAAVKGQVKPDDSVFVFALAVSGPPMPLAVKRLKVSDLPSEVSLSDADAMMPQLKLSQHPQVQLVARISRAGNATAGEWIGRSASLSTSQAGEQSVTIDSPDQK